In one window of Spartinivicinus marinus DNA:
- a CDS encoding tail fiber assembly protein encodes MKFKIINYHRNTGSLDIELENGFKINIGLDSLIDEDNPTEQALIKAISRSLPEDAYFNRNIPEAPVISTMLNKLYNPVVTEDHSEISTWDIIRGHRNNLLRATDWTQMHDNKLSEELRKTWSSYRQKLRDIPQTNNEPQEVTWPIPPDTEGLDI; translated from the coding sequence ATGAAATTTAAAATAATAAATTACCACAGAAATACAGGCTCACTTGATATTGAGCTGGAAAATGGATTTAAAATAAATATTGGTCTTGACTCCCTCATTGATGAAGATAACCCAACAGAACAAGCGTTAATAAAAGCAATATCCCGGTCCCTGCCTGAAGATGCCTACTTTAACCGTAATATTCCAGAAGCCCCTGTCATAAGCACCATGCTTAACAAGCTGTATAACCCAGTTGTTACCGAGGACCACTCAGAGATAAGCACCTGGGACATTATACGCGGCCACAGAAATAATTTATTGCGTGCTACAGATTGGACCCAAATGCACGATAATAAACTGTCTGAGGAGCTGAGAAAGACTTGGTCTTCATACAGGCAGAAGCTAAGAGATATACCGCAAACAAATAATGAACCACAGGAAGTAACGTGGCCAATTCCACCAGATACAGAAGGACTTGATATATAA
- a CDS encoding phage tail fiber domain-containing protein, which produces MALSYKDYIADGQTKDFAIPFKFLNSNHIKVYVAGKQANCSINNNVASLSSPPAANVVVRVKRETPLHERAVDFDDGAILSEAVLDMANEQLFYVAQEVLDYSEGLLKMKEDGQFNALNRRIRNVANPIENNDVVNLGFMNSQYIPAARAEADRAKNERETTERIRASTNQLKVDTEQTLNEARTFTTSIKGDTEVLRGKTEQHMVTANAHKEKAIAEANKATTEANRAHGEANRAKGYVEKYKPEVKGAWTFDDYVQWPTLGVGQGRAAIYNDGTTHKCLMVHGNNSVGTGEYRVGLWNHVTVHGAFYVTGKASIGGHEAYHQGNIKISSSNPSGGTHGHIWLKYS; this is translated from the coding sequence ATGGCATTATCATACAAAGATTATATTGCCGATGGACAAACCAAAGACTTTGCTATTCCTTTTAAATTCTTAAACTCAAACCACATTAAAGTTTATGTTGCCGGTAAACAAGCTAACTGCTCAATAAATAATAATGTAGCCTCTTTATCCTCACCGCCAGCAGCTAATGTTGTGGTCCGTGTTAAACGAGAGACACCACTACATGAACGCGCCGTTGATTTTGATGATGGCGCTATTTTATCTGAGGCAGTCTTGGACATGGCAAATGAGCAGCTTTTTTATGTTGCTCAGGAAGTGCTCGATTATTCCGAGGGCTTACTGAAGATGAAAGAGGATGGTCAATTTAATGCGTTAAATAGACGGATTAGAAATGTTGCTAATCCAATTGAAAATAATGATGTTGTAAATCTAGGCTTCATGAATTCGCAATATATTCCTGCTGCGCGAGCAGAGGCCGACCGTGCAAAGAATGAAAGAGAAACGACAGAACGGATTAGGGCGTCAACTAATCAACTAAAAGTTGACACAGAGCAAACATTAAATGAAGCTAGAACTTTTACTACTTCAATTAAAGGTGATACTGAGGTATTAAGAGGGAAGACTGAACAACACATGGTGACTGCCAATGCGCACAAAGAGAAAGCTATTGCAGAAGCAAATAAGGCAACGACGGAGGCTAATCGCGCACATGGAGAGGCCAACCGAGCAAAAGGCTATGTTGAGAAATATAAGCCAGAAGTAAAAGGCGCTTGGACTTTTGATGATTATGTTCAGTGGCCCACCCTTGGCGTTGGTCAAGGGCGCGCCGCCATCTATAACGACGGAACAACCCATAAATGCCTGATGGTCCACGGCAATAATTCAGTAGGAACCGGTGAGTATCGTGTGGGCCTTTGGAACCATGTAACGGTACATGGCGCTTTTTATGTAACGGGTAAAGCATCAATAGGAGGTCATGAAGCCTATCATCAAGGCAATATTAAAATAAGCTCGTCTAACCCTTCAGGGGGTACTCACGGCCATATTTGGCTTAAATACAGTTAA
- a CDS encoding transposase, whose amino-acid sequence MLITPIPHVIKFVQTLNDTLTVSFQSPGLSRIQCRWLTIMLMGIGVTGVFCWAVFERCSLGAFKQDQLRWMFYHSKIAWSLLLQASVRQVLNHYHITRGVLIFDDSDKVRSKRTRRIKGVHKIKHKKSGGYVQGQELVFMLLVTPVATLPIAFRFYTPDPALSAWRQKNKALKRLGIPGKERPKKPKPNPDYPTKQALALEMVEAFSLSFSDIKINAVIADALYSTAEFMDKASIATGGAQVVSQLRSNQLILSQGKKVRLTHYFARQTGVDTKLIIRGQKTQSITMLAARVYVKAHGKKRFVVALKYEGEKNYRYLVASDMSWRHGDIARVYTLRWLVEVFIEDWKQHAGWNRLAKQQGEEGSTRGVIMSLLYDHMLLLHPEQSVRLENKQPGLPVGCLTERIKTEALIKTVEAVVTADEPKQQLKAFTAAIISVLPERRSKKHLAGLDLGKQEPTDSLKYRAAA is encoded by the coding sequence GTGTTGATTACCCCTATTCCCCATGTGATAAAGTTTGTTCAAACTCTAAACGACACCTTGACTGTTTCTTTTCAATCTCCTGGATTAAGTCGTATCCAGTGTCGCTGGTTAACTATTATGCTGATGGGAATTGGTGTCACTGGTGTATTTTGCTGGGCTGTTTTTGAGCGGTGTAGCTTAGGAGCATTCAAGCAGGACCAATTACGTTGGATGTTTTACCATAGTAAAATTGCCTGGTCATTGTTGTTGCAAGCCAGTGTCCGACAAGTACTCAATCACTATCATATTACGAGAGGAGTACTCATTTTTGACGATAGTGATAAAGTCCGCTCCAAGAGAACACGACGTATTAAAGGTGTGCATAAAATAAAACATAAAAAATCCGGCGGCTATGTTCAAGGGCAAGAGCTAGTGTTTATGCTACTGGTGACACCTGTAGCTACCTTACCGATTGCTTTTCGCTTTTATACACCTGATCCAGCGTTAAGTGCTTGGCGTCAGAAAAATAAAGCCCTAAAGAGGCTGGGTATTCCTGGAAAAGAAAGACCCAAAAAACCTAAGCCCAACCCAGATTATCCGACCAAACAAGCTTTAGCACTTGAGATGGTTGAAGCATTTTCATTGTCATTTTCTGATATAAAGATTAATGCGGTCATTGCTGATGCACTGTATAGCACAGCAGAATTCATGGATAAGGCTTCCATTGCGACGGGTGGTGCTCAAGTGGTGAGTCAATTACGCTCCAATCAACTAATCCTTTCCCAAGGAAAAAAAGTACGACTTACACATTACTTTGCACGCCAAACAGGCGTCGATACCAAGTTAATTATCCGAGGCCAAAAAACACAGTCAATCACCATGCTGGCGGCTCGGGTTTATGTGAAAGCCCATGGTAAAAAGCGGTTTGTGGTTGCTTTGAAATATGAGGGAGAAAAAAATTATCGATATCTAGTGGCATCCGACATGTCCTGGCGGCATGGTGATATTGCTAGGGTTTATACATTGAGATGGTTAGTTGAGGTTTTCATTGAGGACTGGAAGCAACATGCTGGCTGGAACCGATTGGCCAAACAACAAGGCGAAGAAGGATCAACGCGAGGCGTGATCATGAGCCTGCTGTACGACCATATGTTACTGCTACATCCAGAGCAATCCGTCCGCCTTGAAAATAAGCAGCCCGGGCTTCCTGTTGGCTGTTTGACTGAGCGAATCAAAACAGAAGCCCTAATAAAAACTGTAGAAGCAGTTGTCACGGCTGATGAACCAAAACAGCAACTGAAAGCCTTTACCGCTGCAATAATCAGTGTGCTTCCTGAGCGCCGCTCGAAAAAGCATTTAGCGGGTTTAGATTTGGGCAAACAAGAGCCCACTGACTCATTAAAATACAGAGCGGCTGCATAA
- a CDS encoding DUF4917 family protein, with product MGSVVIIGNGLGMAIAPSKYTLKSALDSVNNIHPKIDLIRKFISNTLPDNEEVLGQLQLPLFSYRACRLLNIPQEKSELKELDTILNDYVYEVSCYFHNLVPYTVIEDFINHLYSYIMRTTSHIATLNYDNLLYKGILKHKYRTDQSIADGFLFGPINSRNSYMVYKSKEFNWKIETQPKYLHLHGSPYFVNNSHGIVKLRDTVTKLYNNTTGDIDEVDGKTKGKHIVLTSVEHKKFIIENSPLLKKYWSVLKHLIGKNKTIIIFGYSGYDTHLNELISLYPKKKKAIIEWEEAGKDDGGYTKEDRLEFWSKRLKTHESNIILEQMANITEFTAWDSLFEKKKQAATA from the coding sequence ATGGGAAGTGTTGTTATTATTGGTAATGGATTGGGAATGGCTATTGCTCCCTCAAAATATACGCTTAAAAGCGCTTTAGATTCAGTTAATAATATCCACCCTAAAATAGACTTAATAAGAAAATTTATTTCCAATACACTACCTGATAATGAGGAGGTGTTAGGACAACTACAGTTACCTTTATTTTCCTATAGGGCTTGTAGGCTACTGAATATACCTCAAGAAAAAAGCGAACTAAAAGAGCTAGATACAATTTTGAATGATTATGTTTACGAAGTATCTTGTTATTTTCATAATTTAGTCCCATATACTGTCATTGAGGATTTTATTAATCATTTATACAGCTACATAATGAGGACAACATCCCATATTGCTACTTTAAACTATGACAATTTATTATATAAAGGCATTTTAAAACATAAGTACCGTACAGACCAAAGTATTGCAGATGGATTTTTGTTTGGCCCCATAAACTCAAGAAATAGCTATATGGTTTACAAGTCTAAAGAATTCAACTGGAAAATAGAAACTCAACCGAAGTACTTACATTTGCATGGTTCTCCTTATTTTGTAAACAATTCTCATGGGATTGTAAAATTGCGCGATACAGTAACAAAGTTATACAACAATACAACTGGAGACATTGATGAGGTTGATGGTAAAACGAAAGGTAAACACATCGTACTAACCAGTGTTGAACATAAAAAATTTATTATTGAAAACTCCCCTTTACTAAAAAAATACTGGTCAGTATTGAAGCACCTAATAGGAAAAAATAAAACCATAATTATATTTGGATACTCAGGTTATGACACACACCTTAACGAATTGATATCCCTCTACCCCAAGAAGAAAAAAGCAATAATTGAGTGGGAAGAAGCAGGAAAAGATGATGGAGGTTATACAAAGGAAGATAGGTTAGAATTCTGGTCCAAAAGACTGAAAACTCACGAAAGCAACATCATCTTAGAACAAATGGCAAACATAACAGAATTCACAGCTTGGGATAGCCTATTCGAGAAGAAAAAACAAGCAGCAACTGCCTAA
- a CDS encoding HNH endonuclease — MRNYKKEYKEYHSKPEQKKRRAMRNAARRLMIKKGLAKKGDGKDVDHKDRNPLNNSVRNLRITNQKKNRGWRKHDK, encoded by the coding sequence ATGAGGAATTATAAAAAAGAATATAAAGAATATCACAGTAAACCTGAACAGAAAAAGAGACGCGCAATGCGTAATGCAGCAAGACGCTTAATGATTAAAAAGGGTCTCGCTAAGAAAGGTGATGGTAAGGACGTAGACCATAAAGATAGAAACCCCTTAAATAACAGTGTTAGAAATTTGCGAATAACAAATCAAAAGAAAAATAGAGGATGGAGAAAACATGATAAATAG
- the terL gene encoding phage terminase large subunit: MKQREKELEHRLKTDFVFFLTVIWKYKKLPKPTPIQIDIAKYLQHGPKRKIVMAFRGVGKSWITVAYALWRLYCDPQTRVLVVSASSTRSGNFTDFARRLLEEIPFLHFLRPRKGQRDTKIAFDVGPADSDDSPSIRSVGIKSQITGSRADLIIADDIEVTNNSETQLAREKIAEAVKEFDAVLKPNKEAGITYLGTPQTEMSVYNTLSERNYSVRVWTALYPDPSEFPKWKGRLAPFIEEKASNNLALVGRTTEPRRFTDSNLAERRLSYGTSGFGLQFMLDTSLSDAERYPLKLADLMAMSLDLKRAPIDLAWCNSTDKVIDVPTLGLDGDRFYSPMWMDKEMAEYTGSVMFIDPSGRGADETSYAVVKFLHGYQFLIDAGGYRDGYTPSTLQKLANTAQQHKVNMVQVEDNFGDGMFIELFKPILRKVHSCQVEGKRAKGQKEKRIIDSLEPVMSQHRLIVDTRLIEKDYKECEGDFSYSLFYQMSRITHDRGALKHDDRLEAVAGAVAYWVEQMALDGAVEAERHRAEALEAEFEKFAEDCLGFKSKKEVGTFCS; encoded by the coding sequence ATGAAACAAAGAGAGAAAGAACTAGAACACCGATTAAAGACAGATTTTGTATTCTTCTTAACTGTTATATGGAAATACAAAAAACTACCTAAACCAACCCCAATACAGATAGATATAGCTAAATACTTACAACATGGACCAAAACGGAAAATAGTCATGGCTTTTAGAGGGGTAGGTAAAAGCTGGATTACAGTTGCGTATGCTTTATGGCGTCTTTATTGTGACCCTCAGACAAGAGTACTTGTTGTTTCTGCTTCAAGTACACGCTCAGGCAATTTCACAGACTTTGCACGTAGACTTTTAGAGGAAATACCTTTTTTACATTTTTTGCGTCCAAGGAAAGGACAAAGAGATACTAAAATCGCATTCGATGTGGGGCCAGCAGACTCTGATGACAGTCCTTCCATACGTTCTGTTGGTATTAAAAGTCAAATTACAGGCTCCCGCGCTGATTTAATAATTGCTGACGATATAGAAGTTACAAATAACAGTGAAACTCAACTTGCCCGTGAAAAAATAGCTGAAGCAGTTAAAGAATTTGATGCAGTTTTGAAGCCTAATAAAGAAGCGGGAATTACCTATTTAGGAACACCCCAAACAGAAATGTCTGTGTATAATACACTGTCAGAACGAAATTATTCTGTTCGTGTATGGACTGCCTTATATCCTGACCCCTCTGAATTCCCAAAATGGAAAGGGCGTTTAGCTCCATTTATTGAAGAAAAAGCTAGTAATAATTTAGCCCTAGTGGGTAGAACAACAGAGCCGCGTAGATTTACTGATTCAAACCTAGCAGAAAGGCGTTTGTCTTATGGTACGTCGGGATTTGGTCTGCAATTTATGTTGGACACAAGTTTAAGTGATGCTGAGAGATATCCACTTAAATTGGCTGACTTAATGGCGATGTCCCTTGACTTAAAACGAGCACCTATTGATTTAGCTTGGTGTAACTCTACCGATAAAGTCATAGATGTACCTACGCTTGGCTTAGATGGTGACCGCTTTTACTCGCCAATGTGGATGGACAAGGAAATGGCAGAATATACAGGCTCTGTCATGTTTATTGACCCAAGTGGCAGGGGAGCCGATGAAACCAGTTATGCTGTGGTCAAGTTTTTACACGGCTATCAGTTCCTAATTGACGCTGGCGGTTACCGTGATGGCTATACGCCTTCCACCTTGCAAAAATTAGCTAATACTGCCCAGCAGCATAAAGTGAACATGGTGCAAGTGGAAGATAACTTCGGTGATGGCATGTTCATTGAGTTATTTAAGCCCATCCTACGAAAGGTACACAGTTGCCAAGTTGAGGGCAAAAGGGCTAAGGGACAAAAAGAAAAGCGTATTATTGATTCGCTTGAGCCTGTCATGAGCCAGCACAGGCTAATAGTCGACACCCGTCTTATAGAAAAAGATTACAAGGAATGTGAGGGTGATTTTAGCTATTCCCTCTTTTACCAGATGTCACGCATAACACACGACAGAGGAGCCCTGAAGCACGATGACAGGCTTGAGGCTGTCGCAGGGGCTGTTGCGTATTGGGTTGAGCAGATGGCGCTTGATGGAGCTGTGGAGGCTGAGAGGCACCGAGCGGAAGCACTGGAAGCTGAGTTTGAAAAGTTTGCTGAAGATTGCCTAGGGTTTAAGTCAAAGAAAGAAGTAGGGACTTTTTGTAGTTAA